A window of Dorea formicigenerans contains these coding sequences:
- the radC gene encoding RadC family protein — translation MNQKVTMKEIPSADRPYEKCEKLGAGALSDTELLAVLLRTGTRGENALELASRILYHNGESGILGIHQFSIERLKKIHGVGRVKAVQLSCISELAKRLSKASAGELLSFENPDSIARYYMEDLRHEKQEIMKLLMLNSKSKLIGETNISKGTVNASLITPRELFIEALQKNAVFVIILHNHPSGEPTPSREDRLITRRIQDAGALIGIELLDHIIIGNNCYVSFREEGML, via the coding sequence ATGAATCAAAAAGTTACCATGAAAGAGATACCGAGTGCCGACAGGCCTTATGAAAAATGCGAAAAGCTCGGCGCCGGTGCTCTGAGTGACACAGAACTTTTAGCTGTGCTGCTTCGGACCGGTACGAGAGGGGAGAATGCTCTCGAACTTGCCAGCCGTATTCTTTATCACAACGGCGAAAGCGGAATTCTCGGTATTCATCAGTTCAGTATTGAGCGATTGAAGAAAATTCACGGTGTCGGACGCGTGAAAGCAGTCCAGCTATCCTGTATCTCAGAGCTTGCGAAGAGACTTTCCAAAGCCTCTGCCGGGGAATTATTAAGTTTTGAAAATCCGGATTCGATTGCAAGGTACTACATGGAAGATCTCCGGCATGAAAAGCAGGAAATCATGAAACTGCTCATGCTGAATTCCAAATCAAAACTCATTGGCGAAACGAATATATCAAAAGGAACGGTGAATGCTTCCTTAATTACGCCAAGAGAATTATTTATTGAAGCATTACAAAAGAATGCTGTATTTGTTATTATTTTACATAATCATCCAAGTGGTGAGCCGACACCAAGCAGGGAAGACCGGCTCATTACAAGGCGCATTCAGGATGCGGGAGCTCTAATCGGGATCGAGCTTTTAGATCACATCATCATTGGGAATAATTGTTATGTGAGTTTTCGCGAAGAAGGAATGCTGTAG
- a CDS encoding carbohydrate ABC transporter permease — translation MQKAVKRYMPIFVLPTFCAFILGFIIPFIMGIWLSFCKFTTVTDAKFIGFSNYKKAFEDTVFRHSFWYTALFAVASLIIINAVAFALASALTKNMRGTNIFRTIFFMPNLIGGIVLGYIWQLIFNGILEKYGTALALNEWYGFWGLIILVSWQQIGYMMIIYIAGLQSIPGDVMEAAQIDGAGKWTKLFKVTIPMMMPSITICMFLSLTNGFKLFDQNLSLTAGEPSKMSEMMALNIFNTFYGRTGWEGVGQAKAVLFFVLVVAISMIQLHMTRSKEVQQ, via the coding sequence ATGCAAAAGGCTGTAAAACGCTATATGCCCATATTCGTACTTCCTACATTCTGTGCGTTTATCTTGGGCTTTATCATTCCTTTTATCATGGGAATCTGGCTTTCATTCTGTAAATTCACAACGGTAACAGATGCGAAATTCATCGGATTTTCCAACTACAAAAAGGCTTTTGAAGACACGGTATTCCGTCATTCTTTCTGGTACACTGCATTGTTTGCAGTTGCATCTTTAATTATTATTAATGCCGTTGCTTTCGCTCTGGCAAGTGCACTTACCAAGAATATGCGTGGTACTAATATTTTCCGTACTATTTTCTTTATGCCGAACCTGATTGGTGGAATTGTTCTTGGTTATATCTGGCAGTTAATTTTTAATGGTATTCTTGAAAAATACGGAACTGCACTTGCATTAAACGAATGGTACGGATTCTGGGGACTGATCATTCTTGTAAGTTGGCAGCAGATTGGTTATATGATGATCATCTATATTGCAGGTCTTCAATCTATTCCGGGTGATGTTATGGAAGCGGCACAGATCGATGGTGCCGGAAAATGGACAAAATTATTCAAAGTCACGATTCCAATGATGATGCCATCCATTACCATTTGTATGTTCTTATCACTGACAAACGGATTTAAATTATTTGACCAGAACTTATCACTGACAGCCGGTGAACCTTCCAAGATGTCTGAGATGATGGCACTGAACATCTTTAACACGTTTTACGGACGTACTGGATGGGAAGGTGTCGGACAGGCAAAAGCCGTTCTGTTCTTTGTTCTTGTCGTTGCAATTAGTATGATTCAGTTACATATGACTCGTTCCAAGGAGGTGCAGCAATAA
- a CDS encoding DUF4321 domain-containing protein — MKGAGGKNSWALFLLLLTGIVLGGFIGMLAEGVPALSWLGYGQTFGLDTPIVVNLGLLVITFGLTIKITIASIIGVVIAIIIYRFL; from the coding sequence ATGAAAGGAGCAGGCGGAAAGAACTCCTGGGCACTTTTTCTGTTGTTATTAACAGGAATCGTCCTTGGAGGCTTTATTGGCATGCTGGCAGAAGGGGTGCCGGCACTTAGCTGGCTTGGCTATGGGCAGACGTTCGGGCTTGATACACCGATTGTAGTCAATCTGGGACTTCTGGTCATTACATTTGGTCTTACGATCAAGATTACAATTGCCAGCATTATAGGCGTTGTGATTGCAATTATCATTTACCGCTTCTTATAG
- a CDS encoding carbohydrate ABC transporter permease: MKKERSALSTAGTGIFTIVGIVYILPILIVLMNSFKKKVYINKQPFQLPDGKTMAGLENYMTAIDKYNLLSAVGWTVFITVGSVLVILVCTSMCAWYITRVKSKFTKMLYLLCVFSMVVPFQMVMFTLSLVADRTGLRTPWGIIIIYLGFGAGLAVFMFCGFVKSIPIEIEEAAMIDGCTPIRTFFSVVLPIMKPTYISVGILETMWIWNDFLLPYLVLDLNKYKTISIAIQYMKGSYGRVDMGAVMAALILAVIPVIIFYLSCQKHIIKGVAAGAVKG; the protein is encoded by the coding sequence ATGAAAAAGGAAAGAAGTGCTCTTAGCACAGCCGGAACCGGTATATTTACAATTGTAGGAATTGTCTATATACTGCCTATTTTAATCGTACTTATGAATTCTTTTAAAAAGAAGGTTTATATTAATAAACAGCCATTCCAGCTTCCGGATGGAAAAACGATGGCCGGACTTGAAAACTACATGACTGCAATTGATAAATATAATCTTCTAAGTGCAGTTGGCTGGACAGTATTTATTACTGTTGGATCTGTTCTTGTAATTCTTGTATGTACTTCTATGTGTGCATGGTACATTACAAGAGTCAAATCTAAATTTACAAAAATGCTTTACCTTTTATGCGTATTTTCAATGGTCGTACCTTTCCAGATGGTTATGTTCACCCTGTCACTGGTTGCTGACCGTACCGGACTTCGTACTCCTTGGGGTATCATTATTATTTATCTGGGCTTTGGTGCAGGTCTTGCAGTATTTATGTTCTGTGGATTTGTCAAATCAATTCCAATCGAGATAGAGGAAGCAGCAATGATAGACGGCTGCACACCAATCCGTACATTTTTCAGTGTAGTACTTCCGATCATGAAACCGACCTACATCTCTGTTGGTATTCTTGAGACAATGTGGATCTGGAATGACTTCCTACTTCCTTATCTGGTACTGGATCTGAACAAATATAAGACAATTTCTATCGCAATCCAGTATATGAAGGGAAGCTACGGCCGTGTTGATATGGGTGCTGTTATGGCTGCTTTGATTCTTGCAGTTATCCCTGTCATCATCTTTTATCTGTCCTGTCAGAAACATATTATCAAGGGTGTGGCAGCAGGAGCCGTTAAAGGTTAG
- a CDS encoding ABC transporter substrate-binding protein translates to MKMRKVVSILLVAAMTIGMVTGCGSSSGKKTAKSDAKGKVYYLNFKPEQDEQWQELAEQYTDETGVPVTVLTAASGEYEKTLKSEMAKTDAPTLFQVNGPVGLASWKDYCYDLKDSDIAKELTDDDFALMDGDKMAGIAYVVESYGIIYNKELLKKAGYSASDITNFDSFKKVVEDITANKDKLGFSAFTSAGMDGSSDWRFKTHLANLPIYYEYKADGIDNTDAIKGTYLDNYRQIWDLYINNATCEPTALSTKTADDATADFVTEEAVFYQNGTWEYNNIKDIGDDNLGILPIYIGVDGEENQGICTGTENYWCVNSKASEDDIQATLDFMNWCVTSDTGVNGLCKEMGFTIPFKANLDSDNVLVNEANKYLEDGKTPVSWNFSTMPSEEWKNGVGSALTAYAADQTDANWAKVVSAFVDGWATEAAASK, encoded by the coding sequence ATGAAAATGCGTAAAGTTGTATCAATTTTACTTGTTGCAGCAATGACTATCGGAATGGTAACTGGCTGCGGCAGCTCATCGGGCAAAAAAACTGCAAAGTCTGATGCAAAAGGAAAGGTATATTATCTGAATTTCAAGCCAGAGCAAGATGAGCAATGGCAGGAACTTGCGGAGCAATACACAGATGAAACGGGAGTTCCGGTAACTGTACTCACTGCTGCATCCGGTGAATACGAAAAAACATTAAAATCCGAGATGGCAAAAACAGATGCTCCTACATTATTCCAGGTAAATGGTCCGGTAGGACTTGCAAGCTGGAAAGATTATTGCTATGATCTGAAAGATTCTGATATAGCAAAAGAGCTGACAGATGATGACTTTGCTCTGATGGACGGAGATAAGATGGCAGGTATTGCTTACGTTGTTGAGAGTTACGGTATCATTTACAACAAAGAGCTTCTTAAAAAAGCAGGTTACTCCGCATCAGATATCACAAACTTTGACAGCTTCAAGAAAGTTGTGGAAGACATTACAGCAAATAAAGACAAACTTGGATTCTCTGCATTTACATCAGCAGGTATGGACGGTTCTTCTGACTGGAGATTTAAAACTCATCTGGCAAACCTTCCAATCTACTATGAGTATAAAGCAGACGGTATTGATAATACAGATGCAATCAAAGGTACATACCTTGACAACTATCGTCAGATCTGGGATCTGTACATCAACAACGCAACTTGCGAGCCAACTGCTCTTTCTACAAAGACAGCTGATGATGCAACTGCAGATTTCGTAACAGAAGAGGCTGTATTCTATCAGAACGGTACATGGGAATACAACAACATCAAAGATATTGGTGATGATAATCTTGGAATTCTTCCTATCTACATTGGTGTAGACGGAGAGGAGAATCAGGGAATCTGTACTGGTACAGAGAACTACTGGTGTGTAAACTCCAAAGCTTCAGAAGATGACATTCAGGCTACTTTAGACTTCATGAACTGGTGTGTAACATCTGATACAGGCGTTAATGGTCTTTGCAAAGAAATGGGATTCACGATTCCATTCAAAGCAAATCTTGATTCTGATAACGTACTTGTAAATGAAGCAAACAAATATCTGGAAGATGGCAAAACTCCTGTTTCATGGAACTTCTCAACAATGCCTTCTGAGGAGTGGAAGAATGGTGTTGGTTCTGCATTAACTGCATATGCAGCAGATCAGACAGATGCGAACTGGGCAAAAGTTGTAAGTGCTTTTGTAGACGGCTGGGCAACTGAAGCAGCAGCTTCCAAATAA
- a CDS encoding rod shape-determining protein, whose translation MARNTYGLDLGSYEIKVYDKKQDTIWKEKNVLAVQDKKEIIAIGEDAYQMYEKTPPDIEVAFPMRDGVISRFNDMQNLLQNILKKNRHFSRGAEYVIAVPTDVTEVQKKAFFDLVIHSNAKAREVNIVERSIADAVGLGIDVQNTTGVMIINFGGETTELSVLTEGGIVFNRLLKLGGTTLDQEIVNLVRNSHDFLIGSRTAEILRQQFDVFNGDSETAFSVAGRDLITGLPMRKTISITLVRAAFKDTLLECMKAVRSMLDRTPPEIRKAIYQNGIYLTGGIANMSGLDAYVESMTKIHTTVAEKPGICAVNGLKKIMLSKDLSKLAYSMLDESYRWMR comes from the coding sequence ATGGCAAGGAACACCTATGGACTGGATCTGGGATCCTACGAAATCAAAGTCTATGACAAAAAGCAAGATACCATCTGGAAAGAAAAGAATGTGCTTGCAGTTCAGGATAAAAAAGAAATTATTGCAATCGGTGAAGATGCTTATCAGATGTATGAAAAGACTCCACCGGATATTGAAGTTGCATTTCCAATGCGTGACGGCGTTATTTCCCGTTTCAATGATATGCAGAACCTGCTTCAGAATATTCTAAAAAAGAACCGACATTTCAGCCGGGGTGCAGAATATGTGATTGCGGTACCAACTGATGTAACTGAGGTACAGAAAAAAGCCTTTTTTGACCTTGTGATCCACTCAAATGCAAAGGCACGAGAAGTTAATATCGTAGAACGTTCCATTGCCGATGCAGTCGGTCTTGGTATTGATGTCCAAAATACAACGGGTGTTATGATTATTAATTTCGGTGGTGAGACAACCGAATTATCCGTCCTCACCGAAGGTGGTATCGTCTTTAACCGCCTGTTAAAACTTGGCGGTACAACACTGGATCAGGAAATTGTGAATCTTGTACGGAACAGTCATGATTTTTTGATTGGAAGTAGAACGGCAGAAATATTAAGACAGCAGTTCGATGTTTTTAACGGCGATTCTGAGACCGCTTTCTCTGTAGCAGGAAGGGATTTGATCACCGGACTCCCTATGCGAAAGACCATTTCCATCACACTTGTAAGAGCCGCATTTAAAGATACTCTTCTGGAATGTATGAAAGCCGTCCGCTCTATGTTGGACCGTACACCGCCGGAGATCCGAAAAGCTATTTACCAGAATGGGATTTATCTGACTGGTGGAATTGCGAATATGAGCGGTCTGGATGCTTATGTAGAAAGTATGACTAAAATCCACACAACTGTTGCTGAAAAACCGGGCATTTGTGCAGTTAATGGGTTAAAGAAAATCATGCTTTCCAAGGATCTCAGTAAATTAGCATACTCAATGTTAGACGAAAGTTATAGGTGGATGAGATAA
- the malQ gene encoding 4-alpha-glucanotransferase produces MRQSGILMPVSALPGAYGIGSFSKEAYKFVDWLQKSGQSLWQILPLGPTSYGDSPYQSFSTFAGNPYFIDLETLAREGLLEDDICRQADFGNNSNQIDYGMLYQNRFHILKVAYEHAKEQQIMNSSDYVDFLNEQNEWLSDYALYMSVKDYFHGAGWNLWEENIRLRRPDAISHYQDLLTDEIHFYQFLQYEFYKQWNMLKEYANQKGIQIIGDIPIYVAYDSADVWAHPELFQLDESGQPTAVAGCPPDGFSATGQLWGNPLYRWDYHKETGFSWWVNRIRGCFRLYDIIRIDHFRGFDEYYSIPYGDPTAENGHWEKGPGMDLFHKIKQELGDLPIIAEDLGFLTDSVKQLLKDSGYPGMKVLQFAFDSREDSDYLPHNYHPNCVVYTGTHDNDTLQGWYQALKEEDKEMALEYIGNRFTPEADIHWDYIRLAMRSVADTCIIPVQDYLGLGCEARINTPSTLGGNWIWRSDADSFTDNLAAKIKKITQLCARSLQQKGE; encoded by the coding sequence ATGAGACAAAGTGGAATTTTAATGCCGGTATCTGCACTTCCTGGTGCATACGGAATCGGATCATTTTCAAAGGAAGCTTATAAATTTGTCGACTGGCTGCAAAAAAGCGGCCAGTCACTGTGGCAGATTCTGCCACTTGGCCCGACCAGTTATGGGGATTCTCCTTACCAGTCATTTTCGACTTTTGCCGGAAATCCTTATTTTATTGATCTTGAAACACTGGCCCGGGAAGGACTGCTTGAAGACGACATATGCAGGCAGGCAGATTTTGGTAATAATTCGAATCAGATAGATTATGGCATGCTTTATCAGAACCGATTTCATATCTTAAAGGTAGCTTATGAACATGCAAAAGAACAGCAGATCATGAATTCTTCTGATTACGTGGATTTTCTGAACGAACAAAATGAATGGCTTTCAGACTATGCTCTTTATATGTCTGTAAAAGATTATTTTCATGGAGCTGGCTGGAATCTATGGGAGGAAAATATCCGTCTTCGCAGACCAGATGCAATTTCGCATTATCAGGACTTACTTACAGATGAAATTCATTTTTATCAGTTTCTACAATACGAATTCTACAAACAATGGAACATGTTAAAAGAATATGCAAATCAAAAAGGGATTCAGATTATTGGAGATATCCCAATTTATGTTGCTTATGACAGTGCAGATGTGTGGGCACACCCAGAGTTGTTCCAATTAGATGAAAGTGGACAGCCAACAGCAGTAGCCGGATGTCCTCCGGATGGTTTTTCTGCTACCGGACAGCTTTGGGGAAATCCTTTATATCGGTGGGATTATCACAAAGAAACCGGATTTTCCTGGTGGGTAAACCGGATCCGAGGTTGTTTTAGACTATATGATATTATACGAATTGACCATTTCCGGGGCTTTGATGAATATTACAGCATTCCTTATGGTGATCCAACTGCTGAAAACGGGCACTGGGAAAAGGGGCCTGGTATGGATTTATTTCACAAAATAAAACAAGAACTTGGTGATCTTCCAATTATTGCTGAGGATCTTGGATTTTTGACAGATTCCGTAAAACAACTTTTAAAAGATAGTGGGTACCCAGGTATGAAAGTTCTTCAATTTGCTTTTGATTCCAGGGAAGACAGTGATTATCTTCCACACAATTATCATCCAAACTGTGTTGTATACACCGGTACCCATGATAATGATACGCTTCAAGGATGGTATCAAGCTTTAAAAGAAGAAGATAAAGAAATGGCTTTGGAATATATTGGAAATCGATTTACTCCGGAAGCAGACATTCATTGGGATTATATTCGGCTCGCTATGAGAAGTGTGGCAGATACATGTATTATTCCTGTTCAGGACTACTTAGGTCTTGGCTGCGAAGCACGCATAAATACCCCTTCTACATTAGGCGGAAACTGGATCTGGCGTTCAGACGCAGACAGCTTCACGGATAATCTGGCAGCAAAAATTAAAAAAATTACTCAATTATGCGCGCGCAGTTTACAACAAAAAGGAGAGTAA
- a CDS encoding NAD(P)/FAD-dependent oxidoreductase has translation MIRISQLKLPVTHKKSDLEKKIYTTLKISSSDLLTWHIEKKSLDARKKPNLFYVYTIAANVQNEKRIIKKNRNKNITIKEENDSYHCTPTGTHVLTYRPVVIGTGPAGLFCGYALARMGYRPILLERGASMEERQKDVQDFWKTGKLNPESNVQFGEGGAGTFSDGKLNTLVHDTHNRGKEVLRLFVKYGAPESILYDAKPHIGTDILAKVVKNIREAIISMGGEVRFHTKVTGIRTKRSIDFSDEPALAMLHLEDTRTNIGEDLLTDVAILAIGHSARDTFGLLNLSDIKMEPKPFAVGVRVEHPQDMIDESQYGKNAPESLPAAAYKLTAKTKEGRGVYTFCMCPGGYVVNASSEENRLAVNGMSYSGRNGKNANSAVIVTVSPEDFPEKGILGGLAFQRQLEEAAFAEGQGKIPVQLFGDFKKNVPSSSAGAIAPQMKGAYSWGNVRSIFPEFIARCLEEGITEFGKKIPGYDRDDAVLSGVESRTSSPVRILRDETLQSSVKGLYPCGEGAGYAGGITSAAMDGLKVAEAVSQKYMAFDNPKNV, from the coding sequence ATGATCAGAATCAGTCAGTTAAAGCTTCCGGTTACTCATAAAAAAAGTGACCTCGAAAAGAAAATATATACAACATTAAAAATTTCCAGTTCAGATCTTCTGACCTGGCATATTGAAAAAAAATCTCTGGATGCCAGAAAGAAACCAAATCTTTTTTATGTTTACACGATTGCAGCAAACGTTCAGAATGAAAAGCGGATCATTAAAAAGAACCGGAATAAAAATATTACAATAAAAGAAGAAAATGATAGCTATCATTGCACTCCGACCGGAACACATGTACTGACTTACAGGCCTGTTGTAATCGGGACCGGACCGGCCGGTCTGTTCTGTGGTTATGCGCTTGCACGTATGGGATACCGTCCAATTCTTTTAGAACGTGGTGCTTCTATGGAAGAGCGCCAGAAAGACGTACAAGATTTCTGGAAAACAGGCAAACTAAATCCTGAGTCTAATGTCCAGTTCGGCGAAGGCGGTGCAGGTACATTTTCGGATGGGAAGTTAAATACGCTTGTACACGATACCCATAACAGAGGAAAGGAAGTCCTACGTCTTTTTGTGAAATATGGGGCACCGGAATCCATTCTTTATGATGCAAAGCCACATATCGGAACTGATATTCTGGCAAAGGTCGTTAAAAATATACGTGAGGCAATCATCTCTATGGGTGGTGAAGTTCGTTTTCATACAAAAGTGACAGGAATCCGTACAAAACGCAGCATTGATTTTTCAGATGAGCCGGCACTTGCGATGCTTCATCTGGAAGATACCAGAACAAACATCGGAGAAGATTTACTGACGGACGTTGCAATACTTGCCATTGGTCACAGCGCCAGAGACACTTTTGGGCTTTTAAATCTCTCAGATATAAAAATGGAGCCAAAACCATTCGCTGTAGGCGTACGCGTAGAACATCCACAAGATATGATTGACGAATCTCAATATGGTAAAAATGCACCTGAGAGCCTTCCTGCTGCTGCATATAAATTAACAGCTAAGACAAAAGAGGGCAGAGGTGTCTATACTTTCTGCATGTGTCCAGGCGGTTATGTAGTAAATGCTTCATCTGAAGAGAACCGACTTGCAGTAAACGGCATGAGTTATAGCGGGCGAAATGGCAAAAATGCCAATAGTGCAGTAATCGTAACCGTCTCACCGGAAGATTTCCCAGAAAAAGGCATCCTCGGAGGTCTGGCTTTTCAGCGCCAATTAGAAGAGGCTGCATTTGCTGAAGGGCAAGGGAAGATTCCGGTCCAGCTTTTTGGTGACTTTAAGAAAAATGTGCCATCTTCCAGTGCAGGTGCTATAGCCCCACAGATGAAAGGTGCTTATAGCTGGGGCAATGTAAGGAGCATTTTCCCTGAGTTTATTGCGAGATGCCTGGAAGAGGGAATTACGGAATTTGGAAAGAAAATCCCAGGCTACGACCGCGATGATGCAGTCCTCTCCGGTGTAGAAAGCCGTACCTCTTCACCAGTCCGTATTCTGCGTGACGAGACCTTGCAAAGTTCTGTAAAAGGACTTTATCCATGCGGGGAAGGTGCAGGATATGCAGGCGGTATTACATCAGCCGCCATGGATGGACTGAAAGTGGCAGAAGCTGTCAGTCAAAAATACATGGCTTTCGACAATCCTAAGAATGTTTAA
- a CDS encoding glycogen/starch/alpha-glucan phosphorylase, with protein MNYKKYLEDQLQTSIEAADHKSVYYALLHLTKELCKEKTANQGTKKIYYISAEFLIGKLLSNNLINLGIYDDIKKLLHENGKSLEEIEEFEPEPSLGNGGLGRLAACFLDSIATLGLPGSGIGLNYHYGLFRQVFENKKQKELKNPWIEKENWLIKTDVHFPVQFGSFTLQASMYDIDIPGYGNGINKLHLFDADSIDESLVTDGIHFNKENIPKNLTLFLYPDDSDKAGHLLRIYQQYFMVCCGAKLILKELKEQNFELTSLPEHVVIQINDTHPSMIIPELIRLLMEQGIDFDTATDLVSRTCAYTNHTILAEALEKWPLDYLNEVVPQLVPIIEKLDAKAKEKYKDESVAIIDSQDRVHMAHMDIHYGFSVNGVAALHTDILKNSELKAFYQIYPEKFNNKTNGITFRRWLMHCNLELSEYISSLIGDSWKKDSSKLEKLLEYQNDTKVLNHFLKIKQKNKQKLCMHLKEKQDLDIDPNSIFDIQIKRLHEYKRQQLNALYAIYKYKQIKSGQLPQRPITMIFGAKAAPAYTLAKDIIHLILCLQKLTLSDPEVSPYLKVIMVENYNVTEASHLIPACDISEQISLASKEASGTGNMKFMLNGAVTLGTMDGANVEICNLVGKDNIYIFGKSSQEVIQLYETSGYHSDQYYDNDPLIQNLVDFIISKEMIRIGDPENLCRLYKDLISKDWFMTLLDLKEYIAVKENVMADYEDRMNWAGKMLINTAKAGYFSSDRTIAEYNRDIWKL; from the coding sequence ATGAATTACAAAAAATATTTGGAAGACCAGCTTCAGACATCTATTGAAGCAGCTGATCATAAAAGTGTTTATTATGCACTGCTTCATCTGACAAAAGAATTATGCAAAGAGAAAACAGCAAATCAAGGAACAAAAAAGATTTACTACATTTCGGCAGAATTTTTGATAGGAAAACTTCTTTCCAACAATTTGATCAATCTTGGAATCTACGATGATATAAAGAAGCTTTTACATGAAAACGGAAAATCTCTGGAGGAAATTGAAGAATTCGAACCGGAACCATCACTTGGAAATGGCGGGCTCGGCCGCCTGGCTGCTTGTTTTCTTGATTCTATAGCAACACTTGGACTTCCGGGATCGGGAATTGGTCTGAATTATCATTACGGTCTCTTCCGACAGGTTTTTGAAAACAAAAAGCAAAAAGAGTTGAAAAATCCATGGATTGAAAAAGAAAACTGGCTTATAAAAACAGATGTTCATTTTCCGGTTCAGTTTGGTTCTTTTACTTTACAGGCGTCCATGTATGACATTGACATTCCCGGATATGGTAACGGAATCAACAAACTACATCTTTTTGATGCAGACTCCATTGATGAATCACTTGTGACAGATGGCATTCATTTTAACAAAGAAAATATTCCCAAAAACCTGACTTTATTCTTATACCCGGATGACAGTGACAAAGCCGGACATCTGCTCCGTATTTATCAGCAGTATTTTATGGTCTGCTGTGGTGCAAAGCTTATTTTAAAAGAACTAAAAGAACAGAATTTTGAACTTACTTCGCTTCCTGAACATGTTGTCATTCAGATTAATGATACCCATCCATCTATGATCATCCCGGAACTTATCCGGCTTCTCATGGAGCAAGGCATTGACTTTGATACTGCAACTGATCTCGTATCCAGAACATGTGCCTATACAAATCACACGATTCTGGCAGAAGCTTTGGAAAAATGGCCGCTCGATTATCTGAATGAGGTCGTGCCGCAACTGGTTCCGATTATTGAAAAATTAGACGCTAAAGCAAAAGAAAAATATAAAGATGAGTCTGTTGCGATCATTGATTCGCAAGACCGTGTGCATATGGCTCACATGGACATTCACTATGGCTTTAGTGTAAACGGAGTTGCAGCCCTCCACACAGATATTTTAAAAAACTCCGAATTAAAAGCTTTTTATCAGATCTATCCGGAAAAATTTAATAATAAAACAAATGGTATTACATTCCGCCGCTGGTTGATGCACTGTAATTTGGAACTTTCGGAATATATCAGCAGTCTAATCGGTGATTCCTGGAAGAAAGATTCCTCGAAACTTGAAAAACTTCTTGAGTATCAGAACGATACTAAGGTATTGAATCATTTTCTTAAGATCAAGCAGAAGAATAAGCAAAAACTATGTATGCATTTAAAAGAAAAGCAAGATTTGGACATTGATCCGAATTCCATTTTTGATATTCAGATCAAAAGACTGCACGAATACAAAAGACAGCAGTTAAATGCGCTTTATGCCATTTATAAATATAAACAGATCAAATCCGGCCAGCTTCCACAGAGGCCGATCACCATGATCTTTGGGGCAAAAGCTGCACCTGCTTATACACTTGCAAAAGATATCATCCATCTGATCCTTTGCCTCCAAAAGCTTACGTTATCAGATCCTGAGGTATCACCTTATTTAAAAGTGATTATGGTTGAAAATTATAATGTTACAGAGGCATCTCATCTAATACCTGCCTGTGATATTTCTGAACAGATTTCGCTTGCATCAAAAGAAGCAAGTGGAACCGGCAATATGAAATTCATGCTGAACGGAGCTGTGACACTGGGAACTATGGATGGCGCCAATGTTGAAATCTGTAATCTGGTCGGAAAAGATAACATTTATATTTTTGGTAAATCCAGTCAGGAAGTGATTCAATTATATGAGACGTCCGGATACCATTCTGACCAATATTACGACAATGATCCACTGATACAAAATCTCGTTGATTTTATTATCAGCAAAGAAATGATACGTATCGGTGACCCGGAAAACCTGTGCCGGTTATACAAAGATTTGATCAGTAAAGACTGGTTTATGACTTTGCTCGATTTAAAAGAATACATTGCTGTGAAAGAGAACGTAATGGCTGACTACGAGGATCGTATGAACTGGGCTGGAAAAATGTTAATAAATACTGCAAAAGCCGGATATTTTTCTTCTGATCGGACCATTGCCGAATATAACCGGGATATCTGGAAACTTTAA